A single Deltaproteobacteria bacterium DNA region contains:
- a CDS encoding AAA family ATPase, producing MKNGYYQERIRDIYGYISDNLYLNRPDIDIKGERFNSTLLFCLLTGLNGGKELIIGEPGLGKTTSAEYAGSILYRYPLGVIWGSEVSGHPEQTEEKIIGRPDLGELNKGKEEVVWTNFAQIPVKIVDEINRLPETKQSMILNGVDRGNWEYLNEILINDEYSLFATANYQDRGTNTIIAPLIDRFDILVESRHPGPNIAFTIGKETRLNHPLRHPQYEKDLYQILRGNKPYDEKMAMAEEICDLVGEHMKETLGVKGLNKGERSEIKEEMVDIDFDLDANAFVRTLLAELSFCHKYGQKRSVEVCEEGCHYTGYLCHHIKNCASNRLPTSIRNYSQALAWFLEDDEIDIEHVRLVIPYTLAHRIQWKDSYLSRKEGEGRNDPFQIYLAKEATEEIFQRYNEQREYLLEALSIGWRAFAGEEITPLDGDHPIYEEIKKDIGAKDEKSF from the coding sequence ATGAAAAATGGGTATTATCAAGAAAGAATTAGAGATATATATGGTTATATCAGTGATAACCTATATCTCAATAGACCGGACATAGATATAAAAGGAGAAAGATTCAACTCTACTCTCCTGTTTTGTCTCCTCACAGGCCTCAATGGGGGCAAGGAGCTTATCATCGGAGAGCCTGGTCTGGGCAAGACAACCTCAGCGGAATATGCGGGTTCCATCCTCTACCGGTATCCCCTGGGAGTGATCTGGGGGAGTGAGGTCTCCGGACACCCTGAACAGACAGAGGAAAAGATCATCGGCAGACCCGATCTAGGTGAACTAAACAAGGGAAAGGAAGAGGTGGTCTGGACCAACTTTGCACAGATCCCCGTGAAGATCGTGGACGAAATAAACCGCCTCCCTGAGACCAAACAGAGTATGATCTTGAACGGTGTAGATCGGGGAAACTGGGAATATCTCAACGAGATCTTGATCAATGATGAATATTCCCTTTTTGCTACGGCCAACTATCAGGACAGGGGAACGAATACCATCATCGCCCCCCTCATCGACCGTTTCGACATCCTGGTGGAGTCAAGACACCCAGGTCCAAACATAGCCTTCACCATCGGTAAGGAGACGAGGCTGAACCATCCCCTCCGGCACCCCCAGTATGAGAAGGACCTATACCAGATACTCAGGGGAAACAAACCCTATGATGAAAAGATGGCCATGGCCGAGGAGATCTGTGACCTCGTCGGCGAGCATATGAAGGAAACCCTTGGGGTAAAAGGTCTAAACAAAGGAGAGAGGAGCGAGATCAAGGAGGAGATGGTAGATATAGATTTCGATCTCGATGCCAACGCCTTTGTGCGCACGCTGCTGGCAGAGCTCTCCTTCTGCCACAAGTACGGACAGAAGAGGTCGGTAGAAGTATGTGAAGAGGGATGCCACTATACGGGCTATCTATGCCATCACATCAAAAACTGTGCCTCCAATAGACTCCCTACCTCAATCAGGAATTATTCTCAGGCCTTGGCCTGGTTCTTGGAGGATGACGAGATAGACATCGAGCACGTCAGGTTGGTCATCCCCTACACCCTGGCCCATCGGATCCAGTGGAAGGATTCCTACCTCTCCAGAAAGGAGGGAGAGGGAAGGAATGACCCATTTCAGATATACTTGGCCAAGGAGGCAACAGAGGAGATCTTTCAGAGATACAACGAGCAAAGAGAATATCTCCTGGAGGCACTTTCCATAGGGTGGAGGGCCTTTGCCGGGGAAGAGATAACCCCCCTGGATGGAGATCACCCCATTTATGAAGAGATAAAAAAAGACATCGGTGCCAAAGATGAAAAATCCTTTTGA
- the uvrA gene encoding excinuclease ABC subunit UvrA yields the protein MNEDKIVIKGARQHNLKDIDLEIPKGRMVVITGISGSGKSSLAFDTIYAEGQRRYVESLSAYARQFLERMDKPDVDSIEGLSPAIAIEQKGISRNPRSTVGTVTEIYDYLRLLFARVGRPHCYSCGREIRSQTPQQMVDQLLTLPGGSRLIIMAPLVKGRKGEYKKLLDQLRGEGFVRVSIDGTIRDLGEEIALDKNKRHDIELVVDRLVMRKGIKNRITESMELALKYGEGVVKVAVDEGEELVFSERFACLGCGVSYPEVSPRLFSFNSPYGACPRCGGLGFLPRESSSPEGSGWEMGAFPCPDCRGTRLRKEALHVRFQGKSIAEVTECSIKEALAFFQEVRLTPKEEEIARLILREIRERLSFLMSVGLDYLSLERASSTLSGGEGERIRLATQIGSGLTGVLYILDEPSVGLHLRDNLRLLVTLRRLRDLGNTVIVVEHDPQTILCADHVIDMGPGAGVHGGEVVFTGTPQELVEDEGSLTGKYLSGRLTIPVPPGRRHRDKGFLIIKGARANNLKGISAEIPLGVFTCVTGVSGSGKSTLIIDTLYRVLAQRLHSAKERAGEFEALRGIEKVNKVVEIDQMPIGRTARSNPATYTGVFTFIRDLFSQLPEAKVRGYTQGRFSFNVKGGRCEACQGEGIIRIEMHFLPDVYVTCDECKGKRFNRETLEIRYKGRDISEILEMTVEETLEFFRHIPLLKKRLRILADVGLGYIKLGQPAPTLSGGEAQRVKLARELGKRDTGRTVYILDEPTTGLHFAEIQKLLDVLNRLVDAGNTVIVIEHNLDVIKCADYIIDLGPEGGDEGGEVIALGTPEAVADMPHSYTGQFLKKALGECQ from the coding sequence ATGAACGAGGACAAAATAGTAATAAAGGGAGCGAGACAACACAATCTCAAAGATATAGACCTGGAGATCCCCAAGGGGCGAATGGTGGTGATCACCGGGATCAGCGGTTCGGGCAAGTCCTCCCTTGCCTTTGACACCATCTATGCCGAGGGGCAGAGGAGGTATGTGGAGTCCCTCTCTGCCTATGCCAGGCAGTTTTTGGAGCGGATGGATAAACCTGATGTGGACTCCATTGAGGGCCTCTCCCCCGCCATCGCCATTGAGCAGAAGGGGATAAGTAGGAATCCGCGCTCCACTGTGGGGACGGTAACAGAGATCTACGACTATCTCCGCCTTCTGTTCGCTCGAGTAGGACGCCCCCACTGCTATAGCTGTGGCCGGGAGATCAGGTCGCAGACCCCCCAGCAAATGGTAGATCAGCTCTTAACCCTCCCCGGGGGAAGCCGTTTGATCATCATGGCCCCCCTGGTGAAGGGGAGGAAGGGGGAGTATAAGAAGCTTTTGGATCAACTACGGGGGGAGGGGTTTGTCCGGGTGAGTATAGATGGGACCATCAGGGATCTGGGGGAAGAGATAGCCCTTGATAAGAACAAGAGGCACGACATAGAGTTGGTGGTCGATCGGCTCGTGATGCGTAAAGGGATCAAGAACAGGATCACCGAATCAATGGAGCTGGCCCTGAAGTATGGGGAAGGGGTGGTGAAGGTGGCAGTGGATGAAGGTGAGGAGCTTGTCTTCAGCGAGAGGTTCGCCTGCCTTGGATGCGGGGTGAGCTATCCCGAGGTATCCCCCAGGCTGTTTTCCTTCAACAGCCCCTATGGGGCATGCCCCCGCTGTGGGGGGTTGGGGTTTCTCCCGAGGGAATCCTCGTCCCCCGAGGGATCGGGATGGGAGATGGGCGCCTTTCCGTGTCCTGATTGTAGGGGGACTAGGTTGAGGAAGGAGGCGCTGCATGTGCGGTTTCAGGGAAAGTCCATCGCGGAGGTGACGGAGTGCTCCATTAAGGAAGCCCTCGCCTTTTTCCAGGAGGTGAGGCTCACCCCCAAGGAGGAGGAGATAGCCAGGTTAATACTGCGAGAGATCAGGGAGAGGCTCAGTTTCCTGATGAGCGTGGGGCTGGACTACCTCTCCCTAGAGAGGGCCTCCTCCACCCTCTCCGGAGGGGAGGGGGAGAGGATAAGGCTGGCCACCCAGATAGGATCGGGCCTCACCGGGGTCCTCTATATCCTGGATGAGCCAAGTGTCGGCCTGCACCTCAGGGACAACCTCAGGCTGTTGGTCACTTTGAGGCGATTGCGGGATCTGGGCAACACCGTCATCGTGGTGGAACACGACCCTCAGACCATCCTCTGCGCCGACCATGTCATCGACATGGGGCCCGGGGCAGGTGTGCACGGAGGGGAGGTGGTATTTACCGGCACCCCACAGGAGTTGGTTGAGGATGAGGGATCTCTGACCGGAAAGTACCTCTCAGGTCGTCTCACCATCCCCGTGCCCCCAGGGAGGAGGCACAGGGATAAGGGATTTTTGATCATCAAGGGGGCCAGGGCCAATAATCTGAAGGGGATCAGTGCCGAGATACCCCTGGGGGTCTTCACCTGTGTGACCGGGGTCTCCGGCTCTGGCAAAAGTACCTTGATCATCGATACCCTTTACCGTGTCCTGGCCCAACGCCTCCACAGTGCCAAGGAGAGGGCGGGGGAGTTTGAGGCCCTCAGAGGGATAGAAAAGGTGAACAAGGTGGTGGAGATCGACCAGATGCCCATCGGAAGGACTGCCCGCTCCAACCCCGCTACCTATACAGGGGTCTTTACCTTCATCAGAGACCTCTTCTCCCAACTCCCCGAAGCGAAGGTTCGGGGCTACACCCAGGGTAGATTCAGTTTTAATGTGAAAGGTGGCAGGTGTGAGGCGTGCCAGGGGGAGGGGATCATCCGGATCGAGATGCACTTCCTCCCTGACGTCTATGTGACCTGTGATGAGTGTAAGGGAAAACGCTTCAACCGGGAGACCTTGGAGATACGATACAAGGGGAGGGATATATCAGAGATCCTGGAGATGACGGTGGAGGAGACCTTGGAGTTCTTTCGCCATATCCCTCTCTTGAAGAAGAGGCTTCGGATATTGGCCGATGTGGGGTTGGGCTATATCAAACTGGGACAGCCCGCGCCCACCCTCTCCGGGGGAGAGGCCCAAAGGGTGAAGCTGGCCAGGGAGCTGGGCAAGAGGGATACCGGCAGGACCGTCTACATCCTTGATGAGCCCACCACAGGGCTCCACTTTGCCGAGATCCAGAAGCTCCTTGATGTGCTTAATCGCCTGGTGGATGCCGGCAACACCGTCATCGTCATCGAACACAACCTAGATGTCATCAAGTGTGCTGACTACATCATCGACCTGGGACCAGAGGGGGGTGATGAGGGGGGGGAGGTAATTGCCTTGGGTACCCCCGAGGCGGTGGCCGACATGCCCCATTCCTATACCGGACAATTTCTGAAAAAGGCATTGGGGGAGTGTCAGTGA
- the larA gene encoding nickel-dependent lactate racemase, with the protein MAKTSLPRAEGFDKINDEVIAIDTKKGSMMWDEVSEALKNTDIQGWKRITVEFGKAELEIIVPPQLEVLEMTEIPPLPDPQKAIDEALKHPIASPALQEIIKRKGRPPHQISVCIAVSDITRPIPYQGKGGILLPLLRALETCNIKRENIMLLVATGMHRASTEEEKVQMFGDEVMGRYPIKDHDCEDQANLAYVGRTSRGTQVFIDKDFYRADLRITTGLVETHFMAGFSGGRKAICPGLVDKQTIERFHGPELLEHPLSANLVLEGNPCHEEALEIAQAVGVAFTLNVTLNRDLKLTGIFAGDLVQAHLESCQKVREEVAILIDHPYDIVLTHAGYVGINHYQTAKAAVGALPAVKEGGTIIIAANNLDPEPIGGPEYKRLLHLLKMQGPQGYLDLIRSPSWTFTKDQWETEMWTKVMRRVSAERLIYCSPNIHSQGYKIIPGVSGYVYLGDEEMKKPLLERAQLMIQRALIHAVYRIQRIGKEPTLAFIKEGPYAVPLFQS; encoded by the coding sequence GTGGCAAAGACATCTTTACCACGTGCCGAGGGGTTTGACAAAATAAACGACGAAGTGATAGCAATAGATACGAAGAAGGGATCAATGATGTGGGACGAGGTCAGCGAGGCGCTGAAAAATACAGACATTCAGGGCTGGAAGAGGATAACTGTAGAGTTCGGCAAAGCTGAGCTGGAGATCATCGTCCCTCCCCAGCTTGAGGTCCTGGAGATGACGGAAATCCCTCCCCTCCCAGATCCACAAAAGGCCATTGATGAGGCCTTAAAACATCCCATTGCCAGCCCCGCCTTGCAGGAGATCATCAAGCGGAAGGGAAGGCCACCTCACCAAATCTCTGTGTGCATCGCCGTCTCCGATATCACCAGGCCAATCCCCTATCAGGGGAAAGGAGGTATTCTCCTACCGCTACTTCGAGCCCTAGAGACATGTAATATCAAGAGGGAGAATATCATGCTCCTGGTCGCAACAGGTATGCATCGGGCTAGCACTGAAGAGGAAAAGGTTCAGATGTTCGGAGATGAGGTGATGGGGCGTTACCCCATCAAAGATCACGATTGCGAGGATCAGGCCAACCTGGCCTATGTAGGGAGGACCAGCCGAGGGACTCAGGTCTTCATCGATAAAGACTTCTACAGGGCAGATCTGCGCATCACCACCGGCCTGGTAGAAACTCATTTCATGGCGGGCTTTTCTGGTGGCAGAAAGGCAATCTGCCCTGGTCTGGTGGATAAACAGACCATAGAACGCTTTCATGGGCCGGAGCTCTTGGAGCATCCCCTTTCTGCCAATCTGGTCCTGGAGGGAAACCCCTGTCATGAGGAGGCATTGGAGATAGCCCAGGCCGTGGGGGTAGCCTTCACCCTAAATGTTACGCTGAACCGCGACCTCAAGCTCACCGGGATCTTCGCTGGAGATCTGGTTCAGGCCCATCTGGAGTCCTGCCAAAAGGTGAGGGAAGAGGTGGCCATCCTCATTGACCATCCCTACGACATCGTCCTCACCCATGCGGGTTATGTCGGCATAAATCACTATCAGACTGCCAAGGCAGCAGTGGGGGCCCTGCCTGCCGTCAAAGAGGGGGGAACCATCATCATCGCCGCGAACAATCTCGATCCCGAGCCCATTGGAGGGCCAGAATACAAGAGGTTGCTGCATCTGTTGAAGATGCAAGGCCCACAGGGATACTTAGACCTCATCCGTTCACCTAGCTGGACCTTCACCAAGGATCAATGGGAAACAGAGATGTGGACGAAGGTCATGCGTAGGGTCTCAGCAGAAAGGCTGATCTACTGCTCTCCTAATATCCATTCGCAGGGTTACAAGATCATCCCCGGGGTCAGCGGCTATGTTTACCTGGGGGACGAGGAGATGAAAAAGCCCCTCCTGGAGAGGGCTCAACTGATGATCCAGCGGGCCCTCATCCATGCCGTATACCGGATCCAAAGGATAGGGAAAGAGCCCACCCTTGCCTTTATTAAAGAAGGGCCTTACGCGGTACCTCTCTTCCAAAGTTAG
- a CDS encoding ABC transporter substrate-binding protein, translating to MKSKVFRAILVLFIAVTMIGAFGVISAKAGKKGKPIIVGCPVPRASAYGQNGERGMILAAEEINAAGGVNVGGVMRPLKLEIIDTRDEEPGVPTSEVLLAIEKLILQKKSAVIVGGPCMSECGIAAMDLYARYKIVDIVSIGCYTPSWDKKVASDPKKYKYSFRASGSVKWYIKEGVDLLHKIKEQYGFNKMFISIDDSLMCRKAAGIVEKLAVKDGWEIVGHDKHPIGTTDYSVALSECKKSGAQVLFMWAYSPETSILLRQWAEMEVPALPIGFIGAAEDPGFWKATKGKGAYTVVTLSETGSVPSNVMPKTMKFYNAFKKRWGVAPRSTGCVSAYEALFVLKDAIERAGTLKKDALIAALEKTNLPAVRGTIRFDQNHQIIYGYDPKTSVLGCWIQWQDGKRVCIFPEAAATGTIKMPPWLK from the coding sequence ATGAAGAGCAAGGTTTTTCGAGCAATCTTGGTTTTGTTTATAGCGGTAACAATGATAGGGGCTTTTGGGGTGATCAGCGCCAAAGCAGGAAAGAAGGGTAAACCTATAATTGTAGGATGTCCTGTTCCCCGGGCGAGTGCATATGGGCAAAATGGCGAACGGGGCATGATCTTAGCTGCAGAGGAAATTAATGCTGCAGGTGGGGTCAATGTCGGTGGTGTAATGCGTCCTCTTAAACTTGAAATAATCGATACCCGTGATGAAGAACCCGGTGTTCCTACTAGTGAAGTGCTTCTAGCAATAGAAAAGCTGATTTTACAAAAAAAGTCAGCTGTTATCGTTGGTGGTCCTTGCATGTCAGAGTGTGGAATTGCAGCTATGGATTTATACGCAAGGTACAAGATAGTAGATATAGTCTCCATTGGGTGTTATACACCCAGCTGGGATAAAAAGGTAGCCAGTGATCCTAAAAAATATAAGTATTCCTTTAGGGCTAGCGGCAGTGTTAAGTGGTATATAAAAGAGGGAGTTGATTTGCTCCATAAAATCAAAGAGCAGTACGGCTTCAACAAGATGTTCATATCCATCGACGACAGTCTGATGTGCCGTAAGGCCGCGGGAATTGTGGAAAAGCTCGCAGTAAAAGATGGCTGGGAAATCGTAGGCCACGACAAACATCCCATTGGTACCACTGATTACTCTGTAGCACTGAGCGAATGCAAGAAATCAGGGGCACAAGTTTTGTTTATGTGGGCCTATTCACCGGAAACTTCCATTCTCTTGAGGCAGTGGGCTGAGATGGAGGTGCCGGCACTACCCATTGGTTTCATCGGTGCTGCCGAGGACCCTGGTTTCTGGAAGGCAACCAAGGGCAAAGGCGCTTACACTGTGGTCACTCTTTCGGAGACTGGCTCTGTCCCCAGCAATGTAATGCCAAAGACCATGAAATTCTATAACGCCTTTAAGAAAAGGTGGGGTGTAGCACCTCGGAGCACTGGATGCGTAAGCGCCTATGAGGCACTTTTTGTATTGAAAGATGCCATTGAACGGGCCGGAACCCTTAAAAAAGATGCCCTGATAGCTGCCCTTGAGAAGACAAATCTTCCAGCTGTTCGGGGAACGATCAGGTTCGATCAAAACCATCAGATCATTTATGGCTATGATCCAAAGACGAGCGTATTAGGTTGTTGGATCCAATGGCAAGATGGTAAGAGGGTGTGTATCTTTCCAGAGGCAGCAGCCACTGGTACCATTAAGATGCCCCCTTGGCTAAAATGA
- a CDS encoding branched-chain amino acid ABC transporter permease — protein MHILIYGTVNSITFLLIAVGFTLVYGVSRLPNFAHGALYVLAGFLTWSFVNDLKINYALAIILSLVIVAFLGFIIYRLILIRLRGMATSEIIASFAVSLIILEGLRLQGIGGFKGFIGPFYVLAPFIEGKVSICGVLVDFQRLIIIGGGLLVVALLWLFTHHTNIGLSLRAIAQDERAAMMLGINSDRTAEISLSIGSALAGLAALIILPLGNVTAEAGYRVLIYALAVCIIGGLGSWAGVVLASFVLGFAMIISTTLLGAVWESVVLVGAIILILIFKPSGFLGKQKELEERV, from the coding sequence ATGCATATATTAATCTACGGAACAGTTAATAGTATTACATTTCTCCTGATAGCTGTTGGCTTTACCCTGGTCTATGGAGTAAGCAGATTGCCCAACTTTGCTCACGGCGCCTTATATGTTTTGGCCGGCTTTTTAACCTGGAGTTTCGTGAATGATTTAAAGATAAATTACGCACTAGCTATCATCCTATCCTTGGTTATTGTGGCATTTCTTGGCTTTATTATATACCGTTTAATTCTCATACGCCTAAGGGGTATGGCAACATCGGAGATTATCGCCTCATTCGCTGTTAGCTTAATCATACTGGAAGGTCTGCGCTTGCAAGGTATTGGCGGTTTCAAGGGCTTCATCGGTCCATTCTATGTTCTGGCGCCATTTATAGAAGGAAAAGTGAGCATATGCGGCGTGCTAGTGGACTTTCAGCGGCTTATCATAATAGGGGGAGGATTGCTAGTCGTAGCATTGTTGTGGCTCTTCACCCACCATACGAATATAGGGTTATCCCTTAGAGCCATAGCACAAGATGAACGTGCTGCCATGATGCTCGGAATAAATTCTGATCGAACAGCGGAGATATCCCTATCCATCGGTTCTGCCTTAGCCGGCCTGGCTGCTTTGATCATCCTTCCTCTCGGTAATGTCACAGCCGAGGCGGGATACAGGGTCTTAATCTACGCCCTTGCAGTATGCATCATTGGTGGACTTGGAAGTTGGGCAGGTGTGGTACTGGCATCCTTCGTGCTTGGCTTTGCCATGATAATTAGCACAACCTTGCTCGGGGCTGTATGGGAGTCAGTGGTACTTGTTGGAGCCATTATATTGATACTGATATTCAAGCCTTCAGGTTTTTTGGGAAAACAGAAAGAACTTGAGGAGAGGGTTTAA
- a CDS encoding branched-chain amino acid ABC transporter permease, translating to MAYLVIPRFVLIAGLLLLPFVLSMYWQRVLCSAGVYALLALGFDFLAEYVGLVCLGGAFFIGAGGYISGILNAYLGWPPVLTIPIASVAGAVISTLVLLPCLRLRGIYFAIVSFMFPLFAVYIIVALNVFRGTEGISALATFPNVWVDQYLILGMVIVSVFALRRLVNEDVGLILRGIKDNDQAVEASGISITLYRIKAVFITSLIGCFAGAYLSHLYGWLGISLFAMDFSILPIAAAVMGGMGTLVGPVLGAFILTPMSEALRGFGQLRVVLYCLILIGFIVYKPEGLMNYLQRKYHQFEHWIEV from the coding sequence ATGGCTTATCTTGTCATACCGAGGTTCGTCTTAATCGCGGGTCTACTCTTGCTTCCCTTTGTTTTGAGCATGTACTGGCAAAGGGTCTTATGCTCAGCGGGGGTCTACGCATTGCTAGCCCTGGGCTTTGATTTCTTGGCTGAATACGTCGGGCTGGTTTGTTTGGGTGGGGCCTTTTTCATTGGAGCTGGCGGATACATATCGGGGATCTTGAACGCCTATCTTGGCTGGCCACCAGTCCTGACTATCCCTATTGCTTCAGTTGCCGGAGCTGTGATTAGCACCTTGGTCTTACTCCCTTGCCTCCGATTACGAGGTATCTATTTTGCCATCGTTAGCTTCATGTTTCCACTATTTGCGGTTTATATCATCGTTGCACTAAATGTTTTCAGGGGTACCGAAGGCATCAGTGCCCTTGCAACCTTCCCCAATGTATGGGTTGACCAGTATCTTATACTGGGAATGGTTATCGTCTCGGTCTTTGCACTTAGAAGATTGGTCAACGAAGATGTTGGGTTGATTTTACGTGGCATAAAGGATAATGACCAAGCAGTCGAGGCCTCCGGTATTAGCATAACCTTATACAGGATTAAGGCAGTGTTCATAACATCGTTGATAGGGTGTTTTGCCGGTGCTTACCTTAGCCACCTTTATGGCTGGTTGGGTATATCCCTATTTGCTATGGACTTTTCTATACTCCCCATTGCCGCAGCTGTGATGGGCGGAATGGGAACCTTGGTAGGCCCGGTGCTGGGTGCCTTCATCCTAACCCCTATGTCCGAGGCATTGCGTGGTTTTGGCCAGCTCAGGGTAGTTCTCTATTGCCTCATCTTGATAGGCTTTATCGTATATAAGCCTGAAGGGTTAATGAACTACCTTCAGCGGAAGTATCATCAATTTGAGCATTGGATAGAGGTATAA
- a CDS encoding ATP-binding cassette domain-containing protein, protein MVFYENAIAINNVNIRCRKGEITGAFGANSAGKSTLMYTISGIILDIKRKEEMKGGERITVLGNIEYDGLDITNMMPSERAERGIILCPERRRIFPESSVLENLKIGGRLATRAQAKKTLDFVFTIFPALKGLRKREGGFLSGGEQQMLAIGRALMAQPKLLLLDEPLLGLSPKIEETLVQAVEEINKQMGITILIAEQYARPILPIIDYGYVLENGGAVLEGTSQELMDNPDVKSAYFGV, encoded by the coding sequence ATGGTATTTTATGAAAATGCGATAGCCATAAATAATGTTAATATAAGGTGTCGCAAGGGGGAAATCACAGGGGCATTTGGAGCTAACAGTGCCGGTAAATCCACGTTGATGTATACCATTTCAGGAATAATACTAGACATAAAGAGAAAAGAAGAAATGAAAGGGGGAGAAAGGATAACAGTACTTGGAAACATAGAATATGATGGGTTGGATATCACCAATATGATGCCTAGCGAAAGGGCTGAGAGAGGGATTATTCTTTGTCCGGAAAGACGCAGGATCTTTCCAGAAAGCAGTGTATTAGAAAATTTGAAGATTGGCGGCCGTTTAGCTACAAGAGCTCAAGCCAAGAAAACACTTGATTTCGTTTTTACCATCTTTCCGGCCCTAAAGGGACTGAGAAAGAGAGAGGGAGGGTTTCTCAGTGGTGGTGAACAGCAGATGCTTGCCATCGGGAGGGCCTTGATGGCCCAGCCGAAGTTGCTCCTATTGGACGAACCTCTACTCGGGTTAAGCCCAAAAATAGAGGAAACGCTTGTTCAAGCAGTCGAAGAGATCAATAAGCAAATGGGAATTACGATATTGATCGCGGAGCAATATGCCAGGCCAATCTTGCCTATTATAGATTACGGCTATGTGCTGGAAAATGGGGGGGCTGTTTTGGAAGGTACTTCTCAGGAATTGATGGACAATCCGGATGTAAAATCCGCTTACTTTGGAGTTTAA
- a CDS encoding AMP-binding protein: MGAYDELVISAFDRACEKFSDKPAIIYLGEKFSYMRMRELIDRFATALYELGVRDNDKVMIYIPNCPQFLIGYFGAQQVGAVPVPVSPIYTPYEIRYLINDAGAETVLCQDTNFRYIKEVFPGTCLKRAIITNYVDLLPMYKRIIGILFDKIPDGITERGENIYFFKDLIRKYPPQPPKININPRTQLSYILYTGGTTGFPKGCMSTHTGMVSFVDEIRAAGKDYISEGDDVFIMVNPLFHQMAQGIILGMVLTKGNTAVLMPIPQVDSILDAVQVYKGTLFLGAPTLYRMILENDRLDFYDLSSLRYCWSGGDVLPLEVFNRWKKRFAVPIHQVYGSTEVGFTAMSPLDREPTPGSIGLPLPSREIKIVDPESLEEVPPGTSGELLVTSEYISKSYWNKPEETAVSYVKIDGKIWYRMNDYVRMGSDGQLYYVDRSADVIKYKGYRVSCSEIESVLQDHPTVIGACVVGIPDSKVGERIKAIVVLKEDARGVSGAELTKWCREKLAPYKIPQYIEFRDMLPKSKVGKLLRREIRDEERRRLTKGKKSIKV; the protein is encoded by the coding sequence ATGGGAGCATATGATGAACTCGTAATTAGTGCATTTGATCGGGCATGTGAGAAATTTTCCGACAAGCCAGCGATAATATATCTTGGTGAAAAGTTCTCTTATATGAGAATGAGAGAACTCATTGATAGATTTGCAACTGCTTTATATGAGTTAGGCGTCAGGGATAATGATAAGGTTATGATTTATATTCCAAATTGCCCGCAGTTCCTTATAGGATATTTCGGAGCTCAGCAGGTTGGGGCTGTACCGGTTCCGGTCTCTCCTATTTACACACCCTATGAGATAAGATACCTCATCAACGATGCTGGGGCCGAGACTGTCTTATGCCAGGACACGAATTTTAGATATATCAAAGAGGTCTTTCCAGGAACATGCCTAAAGAGGGCTATCATTACAAACTATGTGGATCTACTCCCTATGTATAAGCGTATCATCGGGATCTTGTTTGACAAAATACCAGATGGTATTACTGAGCGAGGTGAAAATATATATTTCTTCAAAGACTTAATTCGTAAATATCCACCTCAGCCACCAAAGATTAACATCAACCCAAGAACTCAACTCAGCTACATATTATACACAGGAGGGACTACCGGCTTCCCTAAGGGCTGCATGTCTACCCATACAGGTATGGTATCCTTCGTTGATGAGATTCGTGCAGCAGGTAAGGACTATATTTCAGAGGGAGATGATGTATTCATCATGGTGAATCCTCTTTTCCACCAGATGGCCCAGGGGATCATTTTGGGAATGGTTTTAACTAAAGGGAATACTGCTGTATTGATGCCCATACCTCAAGTGGATAGCATTTTAGATGCGGTACAGGTATACAAAGGGACTCTATTTTTGGGCGCACCAACCCTTTACCGTATGATCTTGGAAAATGATAGGTTAGACTTTTATGATTTAAGCTCACTGAGATACTGCTGGAGCGGTGGTGATGTCCTTCCCCTCGAGGTATTTAACAGGTGGAAAAAAAGGTTTGCTGTGCCAATACACCAAGTATACGGTTCAACCGAGGTAGGTTTTACCGCGATGAGCCCTCTGGACAGGGAGCCTACTCCGGGGAGCATTGGGCTTCCGCTACCATCCAGGGAGATCAAGATTGTAGACCCGGAAAGTCTGGAAGAAGTTCCTCCTGGCACGTCTGGGGAATTGTTGGTTACTTCTGAATATATCTCAAAGAGTTACTGGAATAAGCCAGAAGAGACTGCTGTTTCATATGTGAAGATCGATGGTAAAATCTGGTACCGTATGAATGATTATGTCCGAATGGGGAGTGATGGGCAACTATACTATGTCGATAGAAGTGCAGATGTCATAAAGTATAAGGGATATAGGGTTTCCTGTTCCGAAATCGAATCGGTATTGCAAGATCACCCCACTGTAATAGGTGCATGCGTGGTGGGTATTCCCGATTCCAAGGTAGGAGAACGTATCAAGGCAATAGTAGTGCTTAAGGAAGATGCGAGGGGTGTAAGCGGGGCTGAGTTGACTAAATGGTGCCGGGAAAAACTAGCTCCTTATAAGATTCCACAGTATATAGAATTTAGAGATATGCTTCCAAAATCCAAGGTAGGGAAGCTCTTGAGGCGAGAGATAAGGGATGAGGAGCGAAGACGGTTAACGAAGGGAAAGAAATCAATTAAGGTGTAA